One Brassica napus cultivar Da-Ae chromosome A1, Da-Ae, whole genome shotgun sequence genomic region harbors:
- the LOC125610268 gene encoding glutathione S-transferase T3-like, protein MYSNQYSHISKFIDLLNRQQETVFGFSQDSVKLSSSQLPGFGFQATEASNFQAPEETHAEHRERRKWTPINDVVLISSWLNTSKDPVVGNEKRCGTFWKRIDAYFVASLKIAGSEHREATHCKQRWQKINDLVNKFCGAYEAAKLRNDQKWCELSSSKTHGPAAKKRKCDEGAQSSSSYANETTTAENDQGSNQPPDVKVAKGRGKKTMAEGKAVSEFQRMWSIKKEDLAIKERLTKIKLLDSLIAKAEPLAEYEEAHR, encoded by the exons ATGTATTCTAATCAATATAGCCACATCTCAAAGTTTATTGATCTTCTTAATAGACAACAAGAAACTGTCTTCGGTTTCTCACAAGATAGTGTCAAACTATCTTCATCACAACTCCCCGGTTTTGGCTTTCAAGCAACTGAAGCTTCTAACTTCCAAGCGCCTGAAGAGACACATGCAGAGCATAGAGAAAGGAGAAAGTGGACGCCAATAAATGATGTTGTGCTCATCAGCTCGTGGCTAAACACAAGCAAAGATCCCGTGGTGGGGAATGAGAAAAGATGTGGTACTTTCTGGAAAAGGATAGATGCTTACTTTGTGGCAAGTCTCAAGATTGCAGGGAGTGAACATAGAGAGGCAACTCACTGTAAGCAGCGCTGGCAGAAGATAAACGATCTCGTGAACAAGTTTTGTGGGGCCTATGAAGCTGCAA AGCTACGCAATGACCAGAAATGGTGTGAGCtttctagttctaaaacccATGGTCCTGCGGCTAAAAAGAGGAAGTGTGATGAAGGTGCACAATCATCAAGCTCTTACGCAAATGAAACAACCACGGCTGAAAATGATCAAGGCAGCAATCAACCACCGGATGTTAAGGTAGCAAAGGGGCGTGGGAAGAAGACGATGGCGGAGGGGAAGGCAGTGTCTGAGTTTCAAAGAATGTGGAGCATCAAGAAGGAGGATTTGGCAATCAAAGAGAGGCTGACTAAGATCAAGCTCCTTGACAGTCTAATTGCAAAAGCAGAACCACTTGCCGAGTATGAAGAAGCTCATAGATGA